The region ATGGTCGGTACCACCATTTCCTCCTGCAATGGCCTGGGGAGCACCCCGTAAATCCCGGGCGAACGTACCAGCTCGGCCACATTTTGCTGGTGGATGTCGGCCGTGAGCACCACCGGGGCCACATGATGCTCTTCGATAATGCCGGCCACATCCATGCCTTCACTGCCCGGAAGGCGGTATTCCAGAATCACCAGTTCCGGGGTGGTTTGAAAGACTATCTGCAGCAAGGACCGGCCGTCCTGCGTTTCCCCAATCACCATGTATCCCGCATGGCGCAGGATCTCTTTAAGCCGGGAGCGAAAATCCCTGTCGCTTTCGGCAACAACAATGCGGGTCCTGTACACCGGGACCACACTCCACCTTTTTCGTCACTGAATTACATTATAGCATGCGGCTATTGATGCGGGGAACCGCTGCCAGGGCTGCCTTTCCAGGGTGCCATACTCTCTTGAAGCCGGTTTTTCAGCCTCCAAAATTGTAGCAACGTGTCATTTTAACCTGAAAATAAGCATATATTTCCCCAAAAACAATCTGGGGGGTACGCATATTGAATAAGGGCAGGCTAAAAAAGGTTTTCCCGGGAGGCAATACCTGCCGGGGATTTTATTCGTTTTACGACTACATCATTGAACCCGACGCCACCCGCATTTTTGTTATTAAAGGAGGGCCCGGTGTCGGGAAGTCCACGTTCATGCGCAAGATTGGCGAAGAAATGCTGGAGCGGGGTTACGACGTGGAATTCCATTGCTGCTCTTCGGACAACGGCTCGCTGGACGGGGTAGTTATTCCGGCCATCAAGGTGGCGCTGCTTGACGGCACCGCCCCCCACGTGGTT is a window of Desulfofundulus luciae DNA encoding:
- a CDS encoding ANTAR domain-containing response regulator, producing the protein MYRTRIVVAESDRDFRSRLKEILRHAGYMVIGETQDGRSLLQIVFQTTPELVILEYRLPGSEGMDVAGIIEEHHVAPVVLTADIHQQNVAELVRSPGIYGVLPRPLQEEMVVPTIEMALASFERTIRLEKEIRGLRRALEERKLTERAKGLLMERKGMTERQAYKYLQKMSMNRCVPLARVAREVIMALEK